One window of the Pseudomonadota bacterium genome contains the following:
- a CDS encoding zinc ribbon domain-containing protein: MQCPYCKSEVKSGTKFCSNCGQPVEIAMQESSAISTPNEPVISQAPPYGNIGQKHGPSRWFYALSALILVVGIASFVLLLLNSLSGLDKSLARIVVPGKYDMNLTVKGKYIIFYEYQSLIGDKVYQTGQKIPQMRCNVLSKATGQPVALASPSMSYSYSFGKSGIAVLEFTITQPGAYEIAAWYSEGKTGQEVVFAIGKGFQEKIMTTIFSCIAVLGGSIVLAIVIFIVTLIKRRRARQSVL; this comes from the coding sequence ATGCAATGTCCATATTGTAAATCTGAAGTAAAATCAGGCACAAAGTTTTGTTCGAATTGTGGGCAGCCTGTTGAGATTGCCATGCAGGAAAGCTCTGCAATAAGCACCCCAAATGAGCCAGTAATTTCACAGGCGCCGCCTTATGGAAATATTGGTCAAAAACACGGCCCGAGTCGCTGGTTTTACGCCCTGTCCGCGCTTATACTCGTGGTTGGCATTGCATCGTTTGTATTGCTTCTTCTCAACAGTCTGAGCGGCCTCGATAAATCGCTTGCGCGGATAGTTGTTCCGGGCAAATATGATATGAACCTGACAGTAAAGGGTAAATATATCATTTTTTATGAATATCAGAGTTTAATAGGGGATAAGGTGTATCAGACAGGCCAGAAGATACCACAAATGAGATGCAACGTTTTGTCCAAAGCTACCGGACAACCGGTTGCGCTTGCAAGCCCCTCGATGAGCTATTCCTATTCATTCGGGAAGTCAGGGATTGCGGTGCTGGAATTTACCATAACACAGCCGGGGGCTTACGAGATTGCTGCATGGTATTCTGAAGGGAAAACCGGTCAGGAAGTAGTATTTGCCATCGGGAAGGGTTTTCAGGAAAAGATTATGACAACTATTTTCAGTTGTATTGCCGTGCTTGGCGGGTCAATAGTCCTGGCAATCGTAATCTTTATTGTCACGCTCATTAAAAGGCGGAGGGCAAGGCAATCTGTTCTTTAA
- a CDS encoding DUF4870 domain-containing protein translates to MEEDCKSKTSLGIDENIEGLLCYLLGWITGIAFLILEKSNRFVRFHAMQSLVTFSFITVASMFLGAIPYLGWLISVLLLLTGLLLWIVLMIKALKGEWFKLPIVLQ, encoded by the coding sequence ATGGAAGAAGATTGTAAGTCTAAAACATCACTTGGAATCGATGAAAACATTGAAGGTTTACTCTGTTATCTGCTGGGATGGATTACCGGCATTGCTTTTCTGATCCTGGAGAAAAGCAACAGATTCGTTCGTTTTCACGCGATGCAATCACTGGTAACTTTTTCATTTATTACTGTTGCATCAATGTTTCTGGGGGCAATCCCATACTTAGGGTGGTTAATATCAGTTCTGCTATTGTTGACGGGTTTACTGCTCTGGATTGTTCTGATGATTAAGGCATTGAAAGGAGAATGGTTCAAACTCCCTATAGTTTTGCAGTAA